Below is a window of Humulus lupulus chromosome 2, drHumLupu1.1, whole genome shotgun sequence DNA.
CAACACTGAACTTCATTGACCCAATGCCCAGATAATATTCATTGCAATACAACACTACAACACTCATAGCAATAAATTCAACACTCATagtagggatgtaaatggggcggaTCTGATTCGCCCTGGTAATGATCCGACCCGATCCGAATATACTTCCGACCTGACCCGATCTGATCCGATAGGTGTTTTGAGCGGATCGGATCGGATCCGACTCGGTCCATCTGGGTCAGGTCAGACCCGATCCGacaagcatttttttttttttaaatcacacCATAACACTATTAAAAAAATACCAAAGTATAAAtgaaagtttttcaaaaaaaacaAAGTTTTAATGAAGTATATTATATCATTAAAAACAAAATCATTATATCattaattatattaagaattCACCAACACATACTAATAATAAAGTACATTAACtacattaaatcaattataaaACTTTGATATTCTACCCTAATCTTCAAGATCTATTATGTATGGGTCCtgcaaagaaaagaaacaaaaatattaataatagaagtttaataatttatttgatttattttaaaaactaaaataattaccATAGTTGGATCTATGTCATTATCTTCATCATTAATGGTGACTAGTTTAGTCGCTCCTgcagaaaaaaaatatcaaacattaactatcaaaattttaaaacaaaatataagTATAAATACCTTGTTTGTCTTTCACCAACCAACTTTGAATACAGAccaaattgttatatatataaaacaaaagaTAAGTATAAATACCTTGTTTGTCTTTCACCAATCAACTTTGAGTACAGACCAATGCCTCCAATGTAGTTGGATGAAGTCTCGATCGATGTGAACCCACATGTCTACCACCAGTGCTAAATGCAGACTCTGAAGCAACAATACTAATAGGCACAGCAAATATGTCTTTGGCAATCTTGTTCAACATGGGATATTTAAATCCTGTTACCTTCCAATAATTGCATATATCAAAGAATTCATCAGTCCTAGGTAGCACCTTCTCATCCAAATAGGCATCTAACTCTGACTTCACATTCTCTGCACTAGATGCAACTATAACATATGTATCATAGTTAGATAGATCATCCTTTGTTGAAAAAGATGTTGATGTATTATCTAGTTGCTGACTTCTTTCGCTTAAATCAGGACATTTAGACTTATACTCATTTAATAGATAATAACAAAGCTTGCGGGCCTTCTCAATCTCAATCTCATATAGATAATTTCCATAAAGCTTAGGAAAAAAATATTCGATCAACATAAATTTGTACCTTGGATCCAAAACAACTGCAACAGTCATAAGTCCATGAATCTCTTCCCAATACTTTTGAAACTTAGACATCATTTGAGTTGCCATATTCTTAATAAACAACTCATCTGATGTCATCCATGCTTCAATTTTCAACTTAATTTTACATATCATTGGGAAAAAAAGATTAGCAGTAGGATACTTAGTTCCAGAAAATAACTGTCACCTCATAAAATACTTCCAACTTGTCACATAATTTCTGAGCTCTAATCCAATCATTATCTGATGGTAGACATTTATACTTAGGATCACGTAGCTCTGATCgttcaaacactttcttgtacaATAAAGCTGTTTTGAGCATCAAGTACGTTGAATTCAACCATGTCACACAATCAAGTGACAGTTTCTTAGTACATGTCACTCCGAGAAGACGAGCAGTGTCCTCAAATTTTTCATACTTCTTTGGTGTGCCCAACCAATAAGCAACACTATCTCGAATCTTGTCAATGCTGTCGCCAATAACAGACAAGCCATCCCTAACAATTAGATTCAAAATATGTGCACAAAAACGCATATGAAGTAGCTTTCCATTTAAAAGGAAACACTTAGAATCAAATTGTTCCTTCAAAAGTGGAATCATTGCATCGTTCGTAGTACAATTATCTACAGTCACTGTACTAATCTTTTGTTCAATATTCCATTCAGACATGCAAGAACTTAGAGTTTCTGTAAGTGTTGGAGCATCATGTGGGCATGGCACATATCTAAAGCTTATAATCTGACTATGCAACTTCCAAGAGTCATCAATAAAGTGAGCTGTCACAGCCATATATCCCCTCTTTTGATGATTGGCCGTCCACATatcagtggttaaggctattcTACTTTTATTTTTCTCCAAAACTTCTCGAAATTTTTCTTTCTCAAtcttatatattttcaaaatgtcaGACCTAATTGTATTCCTTGACACCATTTGAAACATAGGTGAAATAGTATTCGAATAGTCTATAAAACCACTATGCTCTACCATCGACAAAGGGTACTCATGTAGAATGATCATTTCAGCCAACTTTTTTCTTCCTAGTTCAGGATCAAGATTGAAGGTAACTGAGGGGCTTGCGGTAGGATTCTTGGCAAGTTGTTTCTGTCTTACTGGACATCTTTCCATGTGAAGAAGTAAGTGTTTAGTCCCCTTACTACTCTCTCCCACTAATTTCCTCCCACAGTGATTGCAAACTGCTTTTAGTTTACCATCAATCTTTTGCAATGTAAAATGATCCCATGCAGGAGATGTTTTCTTTCGTTTTATACCTCTACTCTCATTCACATCACttctattatcaagagattgcaCTTCTTGTATATTTGTTGAAGGAACAAAATCAACATCATCCACACAATTAGACTCGGTAACATCTTGGGTTGACATACTTATAGTTTGATTTAACCTACATTGCATCcacattataaaatatatcaaaataatgatgcattaaaaactttaaaaaaatgataactaGATCTATAAAACATCGAGCAACATTTCCCCTATTTTATTGACCTAACCATATGTCAATATCAATTAAaacaatcaaacaacacacaagttttcaaccttatgtcaccacaacacacaaatttctcagaacctacttcactaagacacacaagttctcaacctttcgttatcaccgcagcacacaaaaatctcagaacctacttcattaTGGATGAATatgtaagatattcaaactcttctaacttttataaaatattaacaaaGAAAATTAAACTTCCATAATACACAAtaataaacacatatatatacacaataataaatcAGTAATTCCATGCATTCAGCCCAATGCCCATTTTCTTTGTATGCGTACTTTTTGCTTGGTTTTAAATTGAGGTTTTCATTAAATATTTGTTGCAAAACTTGCTCCAAGTAACTGTGttaaatttttcaattttatttttattattaatcaaTAGATTTTTCAAGTCCTTAATTATTATACGAAATCATCCAAGCATAATTATAACCCAGAATTATCAAATATTATTAGTTATCTTAGAAGACCCTCCCCACTATTTACATGACTTTTTTATTAGtcaatagtatatatatttatgctgATCCTATTGTATTAATTAGATCAACTTGGATGATTAATCACTGTGCTGGTGGCCCTATCATCACATACACAAAAATCTTATCACACTTTGCACATCACAGAACTAAATGTGTAAATTTAAGTACATTAACTGCTTTTATCAAGCCCTTTATTATCATGATCataagatcatacatatatatctgGTGATAGTAGTAGATAAAAAAGGGTTAATTATTGATGAGATGTGCATCAATGGATTTGTAGATAGCAAAAGCTATGTCTACATACATAGTTGGGGGAGGAACATCTTCATTCTGCTTCTCATATTCTATGATACTATAAATAGGCAGAGTCTTATTGAGCATTGTAACACTAAGTGTATAGAGTTGCTCTTATATGTTGTAAAAGTTGTAGGCAATCTTTATGTGAAACCATGATAATTCCTAGTTCAAAACTACTTGGATTATCATTACATCTTCATTATTATATTATCATTACATATTTTTGCATGTTTGagcattttatttaaatttcatCAAATATATAAAGTTTTATTAAATTTCAAGCATGGTCAATTTCGTTGTTAGAGAACAACAACCAACAAGTTTGGCTACCCAAAAACATAGAAGGTAACTTAATTATTAGAGATTAAAATCAAGTAATAAGAGAAAAGATTACTCACGGCAACAAATACTCCAGTAGGTAACTTAATGGAAGCACTGAAATACCCATGAAGGTAGAGATCATGAAACACAAATCCAGAGTCAGACCTTGAAAAAATACAGACCCACCAAGCCATTTTCACACCTCGGTAAAGAAAACCAAATCAGAACCTTAAAATAAActacatagaaaaaaaaaatacagaccTCATTATGGTCTCCTTTCTAGTACCTGGGTTATCAATCCATGGCTATGAAATTGATAAATCCCCAAATAAGAAAACCTAGGAGAGAGAGAGCCCACGAGAGAGAAGATGAGAGAGAAACCacaagaaaaagagagagaaccCAGGTGAGAGAGAGAACTTGCGAGTCAGAGGTTGATTTCTGaactgaagaagatgaagaagtgaagggtattttcttttgtttgtttACGTTACTGAAGAAGATGAGCGAACCAACCCAATAGTCAAtaaacgttttttttttttaagaaaagctACCGGGGCGGGTCACGACCCGCCCCGTAATAATTACTACCGGATCAGATCGGGGCAGCGACCCGCCCCGCATTTCGACCCGCTTAATCCGGATCAGAATCTTCCCATCGGATCAGAGCTTCGACCCGCCCCGTTCAACCGGATCATTTTGACATTCCTGACTCATAGCAGTAACATCTAGATTGAAGCATCAATACAACACTTAAAttaaaacctaaaaaaataaaataaccaacaaaaatgaaaaaaaaaattcaaaatccaaaaatTACATTCAAAAAATGACCCACAAAGTTgaaaaaactcaaaatcaaatgAATGCTTCAAATAAAAACACTGAAAATATTTCAAATCAGCAAATGCCCAAACCGCACCTGGTGAAAGCTAATGTAGCTGAGGTAACCCAAGTCGTGAACTGGTCGGCGACTGAGTGAGGAAGGGAGATGCGACTGAGCCGAGATCAAGACCACGGTGGAGGGAGTGAGGCCTCAGATTGCAAAAATTCCAACAATCTGTAAAAccgataattaattttgaaaatgctGATAACTTTTGAGGTTAACGCTTACAATAACATCTAAAACTAAATATActtacctggcttgccaaga
It encodes the following:
- the LOC133814699 gene encoding zinc finger BED domain-containing protein RICESLEEPER 2-like gives rise to the protein MSTQDVTESNCVDDVDFVPSTNIQEVQSLDNRSDVNESRGIKRKKTSPAWDHFTLQKIDGKLKAVCNHCGRKLVGESSKGTKHLLLHMERCPVRQKQLAKNPTASPSVTFNLDPELGRKKLAEMIILHEYPLSMVEHSGFIDYSNTISPMFQMVSRNTIRSDILKIYKIEKEKFREVLEKNKSRIALTTDMWTANHQKRGYMAVTAHFIDDSWKLHSQIISFRYVPCPHDAPTLTETLSSCMSEWNIEQKISTVTVDNCTTNDAMIPLLKEQFDSKCFLLNGKLLHMRFCAHILNLIVRDGLSVIGDSIDKIRDSVAYWLGTPKKYEKFEDTARLLGVTCTKKLSLDCVTWLNSTYLMLKTALLYKKVFERSELRDPKYKCLPSDNDWIRAQKLCDKLEVFYEVTVIFWN